CAAGAAATGCAGTAAAACATTAATAACCACTGGCAGCGTGTTTTTAAAGATGGAGTAATATATTACTAGTGAAGGAGATGAAGCTGGATGCAGAATTAGCGATGTTGGTCCTGGACCAACAGGTCTGTAAACAAGTCTGTAGACGAGGGCGTAATAACGTTACAGGCCGTGCAGTCGGGAACTGCTTGCCGGCAGTGGCGATCATGAAATCTCGGATTTTTGTTGTAGGcctgtttaatctttttttttccaggcatAATCTTCtaccttttttctctttcagttgaaaatagtcaaaaaaaaaacgactttcagttttcaaaagaaagtgaaaaaatatttcGGCGGCCTCgctaataaacatatttaacatttcatttcttatatttaatgttaaatatatatttgtacatgTCTAACGTTAGCTAAGTCAAATATACACTGAAACTTTATtccatattaatgaactcaaagcATTCGTCATTTACCATGACAGAAATCGAGAGTCGCCTGCGAGTCCAGTCGAGAGAATGCAAGATAgcgaagggggcggagcttccaaGTGGTGTTGgttaatatcggagagttcAGAACATCTGcgcaaatcattccagattcatatatCAACTGGCTCATCTGCCTATTTATTGGGGAGAAAAGACGGATCTTTTGGTCTGTGTTTCAGTTATAATTTGTACTGGCATACCCGGATGTTAAATTctatgcaaaatgcataaagtttGTCAGTTCTggaatttaatataatataatataatcggAGTAAATGTCACTGGATATCATGGCACTGTAATGAAGATCATTATGTCGCACAAGCCGATGATATCAAATACTGATCCAAATCCGACATCCTCTTAGTAAACGAGTCTTATTTGTGCTGTTATGAGATATATGAAGTGACCAATCGGATACAATTCAGGATCAATGCAGGGTTTCAGGCCAGTGTCAGCGCTGATAGTGATGCTCAGTGACACTCAGTAATAGATTGGTACAACCCTGTGTTCTGCACGCAGTTCGGCATTTCACAGAGCATGCATCGTCACACAATGGTTCCAAGAACATGACCGCAAGTTTCATTTCTTCAGTGCCATGCAGAGTCCCTGTGTCTGCATCAGGCTTCTCTGGAACCTGACGAAAATGGCTAAAAAAATGGCTCCCAAGTGGTgcgacaaaaaaaaagtgaaaatcatTGAGGCAAAATGGCATTTTGCTACAGAATCACTTCCACATGCACACTTTAGCCACTTTGCGTTTGTGCACAAACCCACACTGGAACTTCTCCATTCAGGGGAATACATGTGATATTCCCACATACAGAAACAGACTTAATGAGTGAGGTTTAAAACTGATGTAAATAAGTTTCATACATCCTTCCAGAACTGACAGGAATAACACAGTAACTGAAGAGATCAGGATGGAGATGAGATTTGACGAGGATACAAATTGGCCTCAGTTCTCAGAGCGACGGGAACAACAACTCAGGTGCAGTACACACTTTTTCTGTAACTACAAACCAAGGATGCTCTCAAAATACCTTTTGAGCAAAGTGCAGAAAAGTGGGCTCTCTCggcaaataaaaagaaacaagtcCCATAAAATATAAGACAAATTTGTTCAGTTCTTACAGAATCCCTGAACCGGAAGGTGTGAAATCTTTTTGAAGTCTTTATTTTGATCAAGTCTCATTTTTATAacttaatatcttgttattCTGACTTACTACCTTATTTCAACTTAACAACTcactatttatattatattgactTAGCACCTCGATATTTTGACTTAACGTTGACTTAAAATTTTTAAGTAACGTTATTTCAACGCATTTTTATCTACTAACTTGTTACATAACGCATAGTTTCAAAATataatctcattattttgacttgaCGTAAATTTGAAGATATGATCTCCTTATTTTGACATAACTTATTTTGACTCGTTATTTCAAAATATGATCTTGTAATTTTGACTTCGTAACTCGCATTTTTCACCTAACTCATTATTATTTCGACATCATAACTCTTCTTTTTAAGATAttaattcacacctaattcacAGCTTGTCTGTAAATTAGTTCCTAATTCCAGGTGCTGTTACggtgataaattatattttttttattggtgtaGATGTGAGACAAAATAACTTCCacgtctgctttttttttcctttcaacaTTTTGTGCTTGTTTCATGCACGAGTACAAAATAAATCAGCACTATCCAAACTTTCATAAATCTGGTGGAAAATTTTCATTTGGTTTGGcatttgaaaacatttacatataaaaaaaaaaatttgataaatgaggccccatGTGTCAGTCCCCATCTCTCCTCCTCAGTGGAAAGGGACATCCACAGGACCATCTGTTCATCACGACTAAACAGATATATTCGTGGTCCATTCTCGGGCACAGCAGAGACACTTACAAGATCTCATGTCAGTGCCATTGCTGTGCTAGGAATGATCCACCAATCTAGTAACAGGTGGTACTATGGTGGTCCCTTTTAACGGATGGATggggaacagacagacagacacattgTGCCTAGCACCAGATGAGACAGTTATTAATTGTGTGCCTATACGCAAGAGCCAATGAACGTAGGTACAAGACAGCTGACTTTAATCAACAGACGACTCAGTCTATGTCTCCGTGTCCATTCCCCAGGAGGCGGCACTACAAAGAGCCCTGTTACAGAGTGGCTGCAGTGGGTTTTGGCCTGCTGTGCATCCTCCTGCTGGCTGCAGTCACAGTCCTCGCTACAAATAACACCCAGTTACAGATCAGTTACAACATCCCGAATGACAATTTTCAGACCAACTACAGCAACCTAGTAAAACTGATTGACCAATTACAGAAGGAGAATGCTGCACTTCAGAAGAAGCTGGCGGATCTAGGTGAGCAAATATGTCAAATCAGCTACAGATGGTACATGAACATGCAGTATATTTCACTGTTGCAGTCTAGTTTCTTTTGGAAGAGGATCAGGAAAGAGTAACTCAAAACTGCCAAGCcatttctttaataaacttttATCAAATTCATTACCACCCAGTGCTGGACCACTCATGCTACATGGCCACAAGGGATTCTAATTACCAAGTCTGGCCACATTAGATACTTCCATTGCTTGTAGATGGAAGCACTCACGCCAGCACAAGCAGTGTTTGTCAGGAGCTCTATGGCTTACTTTCTATGGTCAAGCAGCTACACATGGGCCTGAGCTCAGAAGCATCTTTGGATTGGTGTAAAGCATGGCCATTGGATTCTGGAGCGGTGGAATTGCATTCTTTGAAGTCATTTGGCAGAGTTGCCCATTGCCAACTTTATGGTTTGGTAGAGGATGAAAAATGGACAGACTACAATGATAACAGGTTGAGGAAGGTCCTTCCTGTTTGAATAGAACAATGCCCCTAACATATAGAAATGGTTTGCAAACCAAAGTTTGGTGTAAAAGAACATGCcagagagccctgacctcaacccaatcaAACATCTTCGGGTTGGATTGCTTACTGTGATCCTGGCTCACATTattgtccaacatcagtgcgCAACACTATTGGGGCTAAATGAGAGCAAATAATATCAAAGAAGTTACAATatatagtggaaagcctttacggcagcagcagcatcaaAGGGAGAAGCACacaatgttcaacaagcacctATAAATGTGACAATCAGGtatctacatacttttggccacgtAGTGACGTTTGTACACATTTTATTAGCTACCATATACTTGCGCTTTGTGGGTAATACAATTATTGCAAGTATGTGTCAGCTCTCCTCTTCGACGTCCATCaatggaaagggaccaccacTGATCACCAATGGTCCTGATCAGATataagggcctttcgcaccgctttagttccagaactaaatttacagtactaaagtactgggcggttttgcgcgaactatttcccagtaccgtttaaagggttgcattcgcaccgacagcgggcactaggaagtgacgtaagccggtcgacagtgacgtcatttgtgcgcggcgttcaacaacggaaacaaagaagaacaacgtaaacaaccggaggatggaggacgctgtgatcgaggctgtgtttttgttgtgtctcgcgtccatctattgctgttctccatacttgcggaataagtcgacactacagtatgtttacgtggcgttttaaatcatggcgggtgagggagTTTTcgtacttacgtcacggatagtaccagttgtgctggttagaccctgctccggagtaggagctcatttggttctcgaaaaaggcagtcggtactaaaatcacacccagttccggaggtgcgaaaacgccaaaaagtgggtagttccacaattagttcaggtactatgaaaaggttcccgcggtgcgaaaggccctataaTGTGGCTGGTGACATGGCAGTACGTGTGGTGCTGGTACGCGTGTATCAGGTGGAGCACTGTTGTTGGGGTTTTTGAACACTGTGTCAATTTACTGTACCTTATTAGGCTGCAGTCAGGTACAAACTAAAACTCTAAACATCTTTTTACACATATAGTGACACTGCTGTGCTTAAAAAAAGCTCACACCATGCAAGTGTCGCTTTGAGCTTGTTATCAAAAAGGCTTCTGTGATGCCACGAAATGTTATAGTAAATCCGTCCTTATATATGTCCTCCCATGTGATCAGCTAAACATGCCCAACTAGGATGGGTCTACTTCAGCTCCAGTCTTTACTTTATCTCGACGGAGAAGAAGAGCTGGACTGACAGCAGACAGGACTGCAGTAGGAAAGGAGCAGACCTCGTGATCATCAGCAGCAGAGAGGAACAGGTGAGACAgcatgaaagagaaagagtgagaatgaactgtttttttttttagctgtatcTTTTCTTATTGCGCTTTTATCTTCACAGGAGTTCATCATTAAGCAGCTGGACGGAGATAAGGCTTGGATTGGTTTAAGTGACAGAAGCACAGAGAGGGTTTGGAAATGGGTGGACGGTACAGCGCTGACCACTGCGTAAGACTTTCAGAGTAATCCATTTCAGGAGCAGACATATCAAACTTCGGATCAAATAAAACAATGTTACGGCCCTAGAAAACAGCTAAGTTTCTTTCTGCTAcgcctccagttctctttgcggAACAGACAACCTTTGTTACTCGCATCTTCCAAAAAATCCTTCCACACAAAATAGTGCAGCTATTCGATCTGCAAGATAGAAAGCTCTTGTGTTTATTTTCGAGAGGAAGCAGGATTTGTGGATCAGTTGCGCTTCATCTGGGATCTCTAGGGACGTGCTCATGTACTCACCTGAACGTGCTACATTCACAAAACAACAGATCGCAAGTGATAAGAGTTGTGTAGCGTGTGCAGCTCAGCGATTCTCAGATTTTGAAAGTCGTGTAGTGTCGACTTGGGATAAGACAACGAAGCAGGCAATGGATCTGTATGTGGCCTTTGCTTCAGGTTGATTCTGCACAGCATAAggaatttaataaaatgatgtaATGCTCATGTGAGTCACACAGCGCTGACAATTTGTATTTCGTTCAAACCTACACAGAGCTACTGGTGTGACTGACATGGGAACTGAACACTGATCAGATTCTGATCTTAAATCTCTGGATTTCAGGTACTGGGCTAAGGGAGAACCAAATGATGCAGGTAATGAAGAGGACTGTGCTGAGATTTggagttctgcagacagaaaggGCTGGAATGACGTGACCTGCTCTAGAAAAGAGAGATGGATCTGTGAGAAACTGGATTTTCAGTGGTAAGTTGAGAAGTTACATGATAAAATGCTCAGTgatgtgtggaataatgtaacTCAgtctctgtgtgttgtgtgttttcagacTGTCAGCAGTCCAAAGTGTACCGAGACTCAAAATCTGCTCTTCAGCTCAGACACGAACGTCAACAACTTCAACGAGAGAAGCTTGTGAAATCCTGTATAAagcatgaatttaaaaaaaaaaaacgtttcgATCTTTTCCTTTCATCCCTCCATCGTGTTCAGTGTTTC
The sequence above is a segment of the Pangasianodon hypophthalmus isolate fPanHyp1 chromosome 12, fPanHyp1.pri, whole genome shotgun sequence genome. Coding sequences within it:
- the LOC113535036 gene encoding CD209 antigen-like protein C isoform X3, which translates into the protein MEMRFDEDTNWPQFSERREQQLRRRHYKEPCYRVAAVGFGLLCILLLAAVTVLATNNTQLQISYNIPNDNFQTNYSNLVKLIDQLQKENAALQKKLADLAKHAQLGWVYFSSSLYFISTEKKSWTDSRQDCSRKGADLVIISSREEQEFIIKQLDGDKAWIGLSDRSTERVWKWVDGTALTTAYWAKGEPNDAGNEEDCAEIWSSADRKGWNDVTCSRKERWICEKLDFQW
- the LOC113535036 gene encoding CD209 antigen-like protein C isoform X2; protein product: MRQLLIVCLYARANERRYKTADFNQQTTQSMSPCPFPRRRHYKEPCYRVAAVGFGLLCILLLAAVTVLATNNTQLQISYNIPNDNFQTNYSNLVKLIDQLQKENAALQKKLADLAKHAQLGWVYFSSSLYFISTEKKSWTDSRQDCSRKGADLVIISSREEQEFIIKQLDGDKAWIGLSDRSTERVWKWVDGTALTTAYWAKGEPNDAGNEEDCAEIWSSADRKGWNDVTCSRKERWICEKLDFQ
- the LOC113535036 gene encoding CD209 antigen-like protein C isoform X1, whose protein sequence is MRQLLIVCLYARANERRYKTADFNQQTTQSMSPCPFPRRRHYKEPCYRVAAVGFGLLCILLLAAVTVLATNNTQLQISYNIPNDNFQTNYSNLVKLIDQLQKENAALQKKLADLAKHAQLGWVYFSSSLYFISTEKKSWTDSRQDCSRKGADLVIISSREEQEFIIKQLDGDKAWIGLSDRSTERVWKWVDGTALTTAYWAKGEPNDAGNEEDCAEIWSSADRKGWNDVTCSRKERWICEKLDFQW